In Cellulomonas sp. Y8, the genomic stretch GCCGTCGGCGAACCGGGTGACGTCGAACTGCTCGCCGTGGTCGCGCTCGTACCGACGCAGGTGGTCGAGGAGGAGCGCGGCGCTCGCCGCGTCGTCCTCGACGATGCCGATCCTGATCACGGTGCCGTTCTCCGGGGTCCGCCTGCCACGCCCGCGGCGACGCGGGCCCTTGCGCCCGCCCCGGAGCGGCGTGGCGTGCCGCGGTCCCCTGTCGCGGCCCGCGGCTCCGGCGGGTCGCGGCCGATGGTAGGTGACGCGCACCTGACGTGTCATCCACGCTGGCAGGAGGGTGAGACGCAGGGCCGCGACGTGCTCACGTCGGGACGGCCATGGCCTCCTCGGCGTCGGCCTCGCCCTGGACCGCGGCCACGACGACCGCCGCGAGGTCGTCCGGGCGGCTGAGCTGCGGCCAGTGGCCGGTCGGCAGCTCGACGACCGTCACGTCCCGGATGCGGGCGAGCTCGCGCACGTACGGGTGGTCCTTCGCCATGAGGTCGCGCAGCACCGCCTCGGGCATGGTCGAGGTGATGACCGTGACGGGGACCTCGTACCGGCGCTCGTCGTGCAGCCGCTGCGGGCCGTTGGCCACGAGCGGGGGGACGGAGAGCGCCCGCGCACGGAAGTCGGCGCGGACCTGGTCGGTCAGGCCCTCCAGCTCCTCCTCCTCGAACACGCCCCAGTCCGGCAGCGGCACGACGCCGTCGACCACCGGCAGCTCGTCGTTGACGACGCCGCCCTCGCCGAGCGGGCCGCTGTCGACGTAGACCACCTGCTCGACGCGGTCGGGCCGCAGGTCGGCCACGGCGTGCGCGACGGCGCCGCCACCGCTGTGGCCGACGACCACGAACGGGCCGTCCATGCCGTCGATCAGCTCCGCGACCGCGCGCGCCTGGTCGGCGATCGTGATGCCCGCGACCTCGTCCGCCGCGCCGCCGGCGCCCAGCGGCGTGACGGGGTGCGGGGTGTGCCCGGCGGCCTCCAGGGCCGCGGAGACCGGCGCCCAGGAGGACGCGTCGAGCCAGAAACCCGGGATCAGGACGACGTTCATGCTCCGACCGTAGACGTGACCTCCGACACACGCGACGGTGCGCACGCGCCGCCGATCTCGACCACCCGGTAGTTGACACTTCAAGCGTATGGTGGCTTTGTCTACCACCGATCCGG encodes the following:
- a CDS encoding alpha/beta fold hydrolase — its product is MNVVLIPGFWLDASSWAPVSAALEAAGHTPHPVTPLGAGGAADEVAGITIADQARAVAELIDGMDGPFVVVGHSGGGAVAHAVADLRPDRVEQVVYVDSGPLGEGGVVNDELPVVDGVVPLPDWGVFEEEELEGLTDQVRADFRARALSVPPLVANGPQRLHDERRYEVPVTVITSTMPEAVLRDLMAKDHPYVRELARIRDVTVVELPTGHWPQLSRPDDLAAVVVAAVQGEADAEEAMAVPT